In one Lolium rigidum isolate FL_2022 chromosome 3, APGP_CSIRO_Lrig_0.1, whole genome shotgun sequence genomic region, the following are encoded:
- the LOC124699419 gene encoding uncharacterized protein LOC124699419, with the protein MIRRHVLYYDLIWMTEEVGFHAVDFLYYEKKDPQHNSYLAHIDDQSFVVKMLSDPGIEKTVHLHVPKEKYSDDIASRSNQNDIAPSNYPNGRALLLDGGVSTEGAEQLTVRRPQRRLRRAKRLNVIEIADQLDDEDGDFSNGQKNIAPSDESQAIEDEEGRFHNQGKGKAHKSIFCKTREAGDKKINVT; encoded by the exons ATGATAAGGCGTCATGTCTTGTATTATGATTTAATTTGGATGACTGAGGAAGTCGGCTTCCACGCAGTTGACTTCCTATACTATGAGAAAAAAGACCCGCAACACAACTCCTACTTAGCTCACATCGATGATCAAAGTTTTGTTGTAAAAATGTTGTCCGACCCTGGGATTGAGAAAACTGTGCATCTTCATGTGCCAAAGGAGAAGTATAGCGATGATATTGCTTCACGTAGCAATCAAAATGATATCGCTCCATCTAACTATCCAAATGGGAGGGCTCTCTTACTGGATGGCGGTGTGTCTACTGAAGGTGCAGAGCAACTTACTGTGAGAAGGCCGCAAA GACGGTTGCGTAGGGCAAAAAGGTTGAATGTGATTGAGATTGCTGACCAACttgatgatgaagatggagaCTTCAGCAATGGTCAGAAAAATATTGCACCAAGTGATGAATCTCAAGCAATAGAAGATGAAGAGGGTCGATTTCACAATCAAG GCAAGGGAAAGGCGCACAAGTCAATCTTTTGCAAGACTAGAGAAGCAGGGGACAAAAAAATAAATGTAACTTAA